TAATAGTGGGTATTTGCAGTCATCGTATCAAGAAGCTGAGCGTATGAGGTCACCAATTTCTTCGCTTCTAAACATGCATTTAGGTTTATTGATTTATAGGCACTCAAATAGTCATTGATCTGCTTTTCCGTAGTTTTCTCATCAAAAGAACCGAAACTATTTTTTAGGGAAATAAGCCTATCGCTCAGTTTCTTTTTTAGTCTGAATAGCTCTAACTGGCAATCCAAAGAGGATTTTTGCCCTCCCGAGAAAGATACCCCATGTTGATACAACTGCATTTCCATGGGGTTATCTGCTTTTAGCATAAAGAAATTTCCACTATTCCCGATCAACCTATAATCGTCGGAAATATCTTTCGAATAATTCTTTGGCAACCGGATAAAAGCATAAAATGTAGCGGGTAAATTATCGAGGTCTATTTGAAACCGTCCATGCTTTACTTTCACTCTTACCTCTTCTCCTTTACCATACAAATTCTCCTGATCAACAAAATTAGTCGCATACCTAAAGAGGAATGAATCAACTTTTAGCTCCTTATCAATTTTACCATTAATCGTTAACTTTTGTGCGAAAAGTGCTGTTCCAAACGCAAAGAACAACATAAACAATATTTTTAATTTTAACATTATCTTATATTTTGAATTATTCCACTTCTATTAATTTCATCCTGAGGTATATTGAATACATAGCTAGGTGTATTAGGCTCAAGTCTATAAACGGCATCTCCTAATTTGCGCGATAGCACAATTCCTCTGCCCTCTTTGTTGAGACGCTTGATATCGTCCCAGCGCAGGCAACGCCATACCAATTCTTTTCGTCGTTCTTGGAGCACAAATTGCAAAGCCGATTGTTGATCTGCAAAGGCCACATGATTATATGTCCCGGTTTTATAGCGATTTAACAGCAATCGCTCAATCGATAATGAAGCTTGATTGAGTTCGCCCCGCCTCACGAGGCACTCGATCTTATTGAGCAAAACTTCGTCGACAGCAAAGCCATTAAAAGGTGTTAATCCGGTGCCATTATAGCCACGCTTCACGGTATACTTTCCGGCCCCATTGTTGATAAAATAAATCGATAAGCGTAAGTCATTTGGAGCATACATTTTTATCAGCGTACTATCCACGAAAACTGTTTGGCTACTATTGATCTGACCAGAATTTCGATACACGCCAGTGGCGCCATACATGATGAGTTCATCATTTGTCTTTGTAAATGGGGTATTCGACGTTTGCGAAACCTTATTATAATCGATCAACTTATCGTAGCGATTTAACAGGCTATCCGCATACTGCTCCGCTTTATCGTACTCTCGTCTATACAGGTAGATCCTAGATAGTAGTGCAAAGGCTGCCAGTTTGGTTGCCCTGTTCCGTTCGGGTAAGGGTATATCATAAGCAAGATAGCTGAGAGCGTTACTGAGGTCATCAAAAATAAAGTCATAGCACTCCTTTACTGTAGCCCTTTGCGAAGTATAGTCTATCGATGGGTCTTTCCGAATGGGGACGCCAAGATCAGTATGCTGCGTCAGTGCATCAAAAGGTACCGAAAAGTTCTTGACCAAATCAAAATAGGCTTTGGCCCTATGAAAAAGCGCCTGACCATAAATATCACGTAATGCAAATGTTAACTCACCTGTCTTAAACTGTTTTTCAACTTCGCTGATGATATTATTAGCGTAGAAAACACTTTTGTATGGTGCGTTCCAGTCATTAATCTCCAACTCACCTCCAAATATATCCTTGGCCCATATATACGAATTGCGTTCCGTCGCTGTAGCAGAAGCCAGCCAATCCTTTTCCGTGCTGATGTAATATTCATCAGCTGCCAACTGGGGAAGTACACCCGTTACCCCAACCTGTTCCGAATTATCCAGTAGCCGCTGAAAATCCTCCGCTTGTTCGGGTGTCAAAATGTTACTATTGGGAATTTCTTCGAGAAATTCTTTCGAACAGGCCGTTAAAACTGCCAGCAGGACGGTTATTAAAATATATTTTTTCATACTTTTAAAGGTTAAATTTCAAACCGAGCGTTGTTTCAAAGGGAGCTGGATAACCCGATAAGAAATTGGGATCCAGTCCTTGATCGTTTGCTTTCCATAAAAGCCCAATGTTGGAGCAGTATAGATAAAGATGCAATCTTGAAGATCGGTATCGCGTGAAGGGTGCAAAGGCATAGGAAATCCGGATATCCTGCAGTCGCAGCTGATCTCCTTTCACCGCTAAGGCGTCTGAATATTGGTAAAAACTCTCTCTATTTACATTAGCTGGATATACAAATGCTGGTACGGTGGTCCGGTTTTCATCTCCTGCATGCTGCCAGCGTTGGTCATAATCAGCAAATCGATAGCCTCCACTTATAAGACTGTTGGAATTAAAGGAATTAGGTCTTTTCAGATAATATCCAAGTTTATAAACGATATTAAAAGAAAGCTCCCAGTATTGAAACGAGACCGTATGCCGGAGACTGCCAAATTTTGTCGGAAGCCGAGAGCCAACAAAAATTTATACTTTGCCTGTCACTACTGTTGATAATGGCATTGTACTCATCCGTAATCCCCATATCACTTATCCCCATCGGATTACCATCTTCATCAAGACCTTTAAATCGGTATAGCACCAATGTATTAATAGGATATCCTTCTATCGGAATTATGCCTGTGCCGGAAACAATGTCCTTATTGGCTCCGGGGGTCCTATAATATCGCGTTACCTTATCTTTGACCTGATTAAAAATAAAGTCTGTTCTTACCTGAATTGCCTTCTTTTCAAACCAACTCAACCAAAGTTGAGCATCCACACCATGAGTCGATGTACGCGCTACGTTTCCATAAAATTCACCAACACCCACTTGTGGTGCAACGGGGCTCTGCCCCATTAGATCTTTGCCATTTTTCTGAAAGTATTCCACCGTACCACCGACTCTACCTTTTAAGAGGCTAATGTCTACTCCAAAATTTAAATTTTGCACGCGCTCCCAACGCAGCGAACTATTGGGCGGGTTTAAAATGACATCCATGGGCTTTCCCCACAAATTTGTGGTTCTATAGAGTTTTGAGGTTAGATAAGCCGTGGTACTTTTGTCGACGTTACCATTGTAACCATAGGTAGTCCGCATTTTTAAGTAATCCAGTTTATCGCTTTTAAGGAACTGTTTAAAATTATAGGAAGCCCCCATAGACCAAAGCGGGACACCCCTCTGATTGGCTGAGACACCAAATAGATTAGATTCATCCTTACGAATACTACCCGTTAAGGTAAAATTGTCACGATACGAATAAGAAAATAAACCATACCAAGAACGGTTATTGTCCTGTTGCCGAATACGGCCGCCCCCCTTGCTGATCATGGAATAACCTCCATTGTGGTAAAGTGGAAAGTAACTGAAAATATCAACTTCCGAGTAGCTTTCCAGTTTTGGATTATAGCCATACAAAGATCCGGGGCTGTCAAAAAGACTTTTATCTTTACGCCATTCCATCCCAATTAGGCCACTAATCCGATGCAATCGGCCTAAACGTTCATCCCAATCAAGCTGCACGCGTCCATAGTGAGACTGCATTCTTGTCTCACTTGAATCGAAAATATCTCCCAAAGGAATCGGCCGAGCGACAGTTTTAGTAATAAGATCAACCTGAGAGAACTGATTGACCAAATTACGCGTATAGAAAGACCGTTGATCATACAAGGTGCTGTTATCGATCCAATTGTTGCTCATCAGATAATCAGCAGCAATTTTGAACGAACGATATATCTTCGAGCTAATGCCTAATTGAAATCGGAGCTGCTGATCTATACCCCGATATTGTGTCAAGCCATTTTGCACTTCTTCTAAAGGCCGGTATTTCCAATCCAACAAGTAGCCATTACCGACGGTATCTGTATACGATCTTCTTAACGTGCTCATTGTGGCGGCTTCCAGTGCCCGTTCATTATCTGCCAGTCGTTCATACGGATACAACGGAGTATAACCATACGCATTACTTTCTGTGTTGGTATTTTTCACATACCAGAGATCGGTACTCACTTGCAGATAGTCCTTTATTATATTCCACTGGTTGTTATTGCGGATATTTAAACGTGTATTGTCGGCTGTCGCACTTTCGCTCAAGGAACGATCATAAGCCAAAGAGATGAGACTTCGTACCCGATCAGAACCAGCTGTAATACTAAGTTGTTGCTGATTTTGAATTTTGTTTCGGTAGAAGTATTTAGTCAGCTCGTCACGCACATCTACGGCCCTATATCTATCAATTTCGGCGTTTGCCACATCCATATCTAAATTCCCGGACCTCACCTTTTCGAGCAGGCTGACGACTGGTGAAATATTTTTATAGACCGTATTGATATCCTTGTCATAATAGCCTCTTTGGAAAAGATCGATTTCCGAATCTATAAATTCACTCGAGCTAAGCTGTTTTTGGTAAAACAAGTTAGGCTTTTTGGCGATCAGGAAATTTGAAGTAAAATCAATTGTCGTTTTCGTTTTACCCTTCTTTGTCGTAAGGACAATGACGCCATTTCCGGACCGCACACCCCATATTGATGCTGCTGTTGCATCTTTAAGAACGGTTACACTTTCTATATCATTGGGATTAATATTATCAAGATCACCTTCAAAAGGGAAGTTATCGACTACAATCAGTGGACGCGTATTTGAGAATAGCGTACTGCGGCCTCTAACACTGAGGCCATCAGGATTTCCAGCATTCTCATCAAGCAACAGACCATTTGTAACACCATCCAACCTCGATAAAATATTCATTGCTGGATTGCGTTGCAAAGCTTTATTATCCACCTGCACAAAACTTCCTGTGGCTCGTTCTTTTGGAATCTTTTGGTAGCCGGTACTCACCACCTCCACTTCGTTCAATTGATTCTCCAATGGTATTAATTGAACAGCCATTGATACCCCTGCGACATAGGATAGCTCTAAGCGCTTGAATCCCATATGGGAAAACGAAACAGTACCTTTGGGATTGATGACGTGTAGTGAAAAGGAACCATCAACTTTAGTAGAACCTCTACCCTTTTCCCCTTCGACTCGGATGGAGACACCTTGGATCGGTTTACCGTCAATAGACGATACGACGGTACCGCTGATGGAGAGCAACCCTTCCGCCCCGCTGTCCTTGCGGGGCGTTTGAGCTAATAAACTAAACATATGAACTATAAGGAACAGGATTAGAATTGCCCTTATATGAAACATTCCTTTTGAGGTCTTAGGCATCGGTATAAGGGTACATACCGACGTGATCTGCCGAAGACTATATACTATACAACTGTGGGAGTACTTTTTATCCCACGCGCAGTGCACTTTTTTTAAATTATTTTTTATGGCACCTTTTATAGCTGCCAGATATGCTACCTTATCCAATAAGGCAGCCATCAGATTTGATCTGTTTGTCATCTGCTTATTGTTAAAGGTTATTCGCCTAAGCGTTTAAAAATGTCGTGAATCCGCTTTGTCATCGCGAGTTCTTGTCTCGTTATCTGGGTGGTATCAGCATCAGAAATATCAATGCTATCGATTGCAATGGCATTGGTATGGGCCATAAAATAGGCTACAACCAAACGAAACAAATCCGCTGTAAAAACCTGTTTGTGGCTGACTACATAAATTTCGTTCATGTAATTAGTATCGGTATGGTTCTTCAGTAATAGATCGAGTGTTCGCTGAATACTGATGAGGTCGTATTTGACCCAAAATTCTTCAATTTTTTGAACAGGGTCGTACCCTTCATCGTGTATTTCATATAGAGCGAGGTCTAGCGCTATTAAATTTCTATATTTTTGGTTCATTTTATAGGTTCAATCAAGATGACTTTAGGCTACCCGAACGATTGATACGGACATAGCTTTCCCCTTTGCATTTTTCTGCAAAAAAAAAGGTTGTCATTTGCAGTTTATTTTAAAAACTACATGTATAACAAATAAAAAATTAACGAATCCGCAAAACGCCAAAAAGTTAGTTACAAGTCATCAATAGGGGTCGTTATGGCGTTTCCTCTCGGAAAGAATAAAAAAACCCGATCTATAATATAGATTTACAATACAGAATTATAGTTTTTAAATTTGCTGTTTAAAAATAAAAATACTACATTTAAGGTGTCTAAAGTCTCGCAAGAGCAATTTTATTAATTACACAAAATTAAAGGGTGTAGTGTGTCTTATACAGATCGGGAAACCTAGTCTAAGGGCCTTTCTAGTGCATACCGATTCGGCACGAACTATAATGCGGATGCCGCTATCCCCTATTTTGGTTTATATTGTTTAACCTGATTATTCTGGAGCCCGAATAATCTTACTAATTAGAATTAAATTGGAAAACCGAATACTCACTTCCTTGAGATAAGTCTGGCATTTTTGGCAGTGTTTAAATCGTTTTGTCATAATCATTTTGGTTATAAAACGATTCGACCCGAAAAACTTAAGTAAAAAAGGCGGCTAAATAGACCAGTTGGCGCCTCATAACTTAAGTTCATGGTTCCGCCAGAAACCTCCTTCTCATCCGAAGATTCAAAGGTCGCCACAAAAGTTAACGAGGAACGCCATACTGGAATATTAAGCTAATATAAACAATTCCAGCAATAGGCGATCACTCGGACAACTCGTGGCAATCTGGCGGATTTAGAACGAGTCGACATCGTTAGTGTTGGATCGCTCCTTCACTCAGTGTCGCTACAAATACAAAACAAAGATATATAAATAATTAGAAATATACAAATTAATCGAATTCTATTTTTAAAATTTTATGGAGAACTCCAGCGAAGGTAAATTTAGGGAGAAAGCTAAGATATTTAGGTTGCATTTTAATCTTTCTGAGGAAGATATTGATCAATTGCTTAAGGGGAAAGACTTAGTGTATTCAAAGGTAGAATCTGGGAAAAGGACAATTACTTTGGAACTAGCGGAAAGCTACCCATTTGTAATATTCGGTATTGATTATTGCGTATTTAAGAGAGACGAGACAACGTTTCCTGAATATGAAAAACTTCCATTGGCGACACGAGAATTACTCGAAAGTAAGTCAAATGCAGGAAATAAAGTTGGTTCGAAAGGAACAAAAAACAAAGCGAGCTATGTCGTAATCGTGATTAAAGATTTTAAGGAAGGTCATAAATTCATTAAGTCGGAGATAATTTCCGTTCTACCCTCGCCCCTCAATCTTGAAAAATCAATTGACTGGAATAAGGGCTTGTTAAAAGGACTTGTGAAAAATACAAATACATCAAAGAATTGGGTAGACGAGAATGGAAAAAAGCACAGGGAAGCTATTTATGAGATGATTAAAGAAGTTGACGTTAAACTTTTAGAGAAAGCAAAAAAAAGTTTCGATCAAGAGGCATTAAAAGAATTCGAAGAAAAATTAAGGGAAAAATAAATAGAGGATGAAATGACAAAGAAAGTATCTGGCGTAAGTATGGGACAGGTTGATTTTGGAATTATACCAATAGAGGGATTTTCCGGTGGTATTTGGGAAACCGACGAAATAATAGTTGGAGAGAATGAAATCGACAACTTTTGTTATATCTTTCTATTTCCCTCAGATGAAGATGACTATTCTTCTGGATGCAGTGAACGTAAATTTCAACTTTGTTTTGCTTT
The genomic region above belongs to Sphingobacterium zeae and contains:
- a CDS encoding RagB/SusD family nutrient uptake outer membrane protein; translated protein: MKKYILITVLLAVLTACSKEFLEEIPNSNILTPEQAEDFQRLLDNSEQVGVTGVLPQLAADEYYISTEKDWLASATATERNSYIWAKDIFGGELEINDWNAPYKSVFYANNIISEVEKQFKTGELTFALRDIYGQALFHRAKAYFDLVKNFSVPFDALTQHTDLGVPIRKDPSIDYTSQRATVKECYDFIFDDLSNALSYLAYDIPLPERNRATKLAAFALLSRIYLYRREYDKAEQYADSLLNRYDKLIDYNKVSQTSNTPFTKTNDELIMYGATGVYRNSGQINSSQTVFVDSTLIKMYAPNDLRLSIYFINNGAGKYTVKRGYNGTGLTPFNGFAVDEVLLNKIECLVRRGELNQASLSIERLLLNRYKTGTYNHVAFADQQSALQFVLQERRKELVWRCLRWDDIKRLNKEGRGIVLSRKLGDAVYRLEPNTPSYVFNIPQDEINRSGIIQNIR
- a CDS encoding SusC/RagA family TonB-linked outer membrane protein, with the protein product MTNRSNLMAALLDKVAYLAAIKGAIKNNLKKVHCAWDKKYSHSCIVYSLRQITSVCTLIPMPKTSKGMFHIRAILILFLIVHMFSLLAQTPRKDSGAEGLLSISGTVVSSIDGKPIQGVSIRVEGEKGRGSTKVDGSFSLHVINPKGTVSFSHMGFKRLELSYVAGVSMAVQLIPLENQLNEVEVVSTGYQKIPKERATGSFVQVDNKALQRNPAMNILSRLDGVTNGLLLDENAGNPDGLSVRGRSTLFSNTRPLIVVDNFPFEGDLDNINPNDIESVTVLKDATAASIWGVRSGNGVIVLTTKKGKTKTTIDFTSNFLIAKKPNLFYQKQLSSSEFIDSEIDLFQRGYYDKDINTVYKNISPVVSLLEKVRSGNLDMDVANAEIDRYRAVDVRDELTKYFYRNKIQNQQQLSITAGSDRVRSLISLAYDRSLSESATADNTRLNIRNNNQWNIIKDYLQVSTDLWYVKNTNTESNAYGYTPLYPYERLADNERALEAATMSTLRRSYTDTVGNGYLLDWKYRPLEEVQNGLTQYRGIDQQLRFQLGISSKIYRSFKIAADYLMSNNWIDNSTLYDQRSFYTRNLVNQFSQVDLITKTVARPIPLGDIFDSSETRMQSHYGRVQLDWDERLGRLHRISGLIGMEWRKDKSLFDSPGSLYGYNPKLESYSEVDIFSYFPLYHNGGYSMISKGGGRIRQQDNNRSWYGLFSYSYRDNFTLTGSIRKDESNLFGVSANQRGVPLWSMGASYNFKQFLKSDKLDYLKMRTTYGYNGNVDKSTTAYLTSKLYRTTNLWGKPMDVILNPPNSSLRWERVQNLNFGVDISLLKGRVGGTVEYFQKNGKDLMGQSPVAPQVGVGEFYGNVARTSTHGVDAQLWLSWFEKKAIQVRTDFIFNQVKDKVTRYYRTPGANKDIVSGTGIIPIEGYPINTLVLYRFKGLDEDGNPMGISDMGITDEYNAIINSSDRQSINFCWLSASDKIWQSPAYGLVSILGAFF